DNA sequence from the Oligoflexus sp. genome:
CCTTACGGCGAAACTCCATGAATGGGTGTATCGAACGCTCGTGCTTTTCAACGTGTTCTATGTTGGCTTCGTTCTTGCGGCTTCGATCGAAGCTGTCACCCTCTATCGCCCCATGCTCCTCGCGTCCCTTGTGGTGAATGTCGGTCTCGGCGCCTATCTCCTCTTCAAAAGTCTTTACCAGCGTGCTGATGGAGTTTCCTATATCTTCGCTGGAACCCTGGCGGCTTTCCTTGCGCTGGTTCACGATACACTGATTCCCCAAGGGATCGTGTCCTCCACTCATATCATCCAGTATGGTCTCACCATCTTTCTGATCATCCACAGTCAGCTGGTAGTAAGGCGTTCGGCTCAGTCCTTTGCCGAGGCTGAGTCTTTGGCCGCCGCTCTGAATATCAAGAATGCCGAGATCGAAGCCTTCAACGAGAATCTGCAGTCCATGGTGGATTTCAAAAGCCGCGAAGTGCGCACGATCCTCGACCATATTCCGCAGGGAGTGCTTTTGATCGGCAAAGACGCAAAGGTAACGGGCGATTATTCAGCGAATCTGATCGAGCTCATCGGAACCAGGGACATAGCCGGGCAGTCCGTGATGGATCTGATCTTTCAATATTCCGATCTCGATTCGGACAGGCGCGATCGGCTTCTCCATTCGCTTCGAGCCGCGATAGGAACGCGCCGCTTGAGTTTCGATGTGAACGTCGACAACCTGCCCAAAGCCTTCACCCTGCAGATCGGGGATCGAATCCAGCACATTAAAGCCACCTGGACGGTCCTCACCAGCCGCAGAGGCCAGGTCGAATTCATCCTTTTGACCCTTTTGGATGTGACCAGCGAACTGCGTGCAGCCCGGGAACACGAGACGAAGCTGCGTGAATTCGAAATCGTCCGGCAGCTGCTCATGATCGAGCCCATGGATGCGGTGCGCTTTTTTGAATCCTCGGGAGCCTTGCTGCAGAAAAGCCGGCGCCTGCTTATCCTGCTTGGAGAAACGCCTGATCAGGCGATCATCAAAGAGCTTTTCATGCATGCCCACACAGTAAAAGGTTCCGCGCGGACTTTGAATCTGATGGATCTGGCAAACGCCCTGCATCAAGCGGAAGATACCTATCAGGAGTTCATGCAGCAAAGCGGCAAGGTGGATAGAGGGCGTTTATGGAATGCCTTCCATGCGGTGTTGGAAAGTTTTGAGCAGCATGAGGCCATCAACTTCCATCAGCTGAATCGTTCGCGCCAAGGGAAATCCCAGGCATGGACCCCTCCCCAGAGTTCGTTGTCCAGCCTGCTCGATCGTTTCCAGCAGCATGCCCTGCATTTGGCTCAGGACCTTGGCAGAGACCCTCCGAACTTCGTCTTTGAGGTGATCGAAGCGCCCCTTTCCGAAAGCCTGCTGGCCGTCCTTGATCAGTGCATGATTCATATCGTATCCAACGCGCTGGTGCATGGGATTGAAGCCAGCGAAGAACGCCAGCGAGCCGGCAAGG
Encoded proteins:
- a CDS encoding 7TM diverse intracellular signaling domain-containing protein, whose amino-acid sequence is MIALLIMLLGTAGCRLAPAADTKALPVDQWLQANGGTVLLTGPWDFYWNALLSPTDSLPEDVSQLAMGRIWNGFVQSTGRVTPSQGSATYRYVLRDLPPHADGYSLTFRYALTSYRAYIFPEGRPEEARVVTSGIVSLTKEGAVPSRKWNSVAFGSDRIENWVVLVQVSNHHHELGGFREAPFLSLGNSYQRNFELQQIGTFICLGAMASIAFYSLMLHLRRRTDQAALMLACVASLVILRVIFYNPILYQYFSDTKPFFKIQLQIDFISASLAVSFYILFLNSSLTAKLHEWVYRTLVLFNVFYVGFVLAASIEAVTLYRPMLLASLVVNVGLGAYLLFKSLYQRADGVSYIFAGTLAAFLALVHDTLIPQGIVSSTHIIQYGLTIFLIIHSQLVVRRSAQSFAEAESLAAALNIKNAEIEAFNENLQSMVDFKSREVRTILDHIPQGVLLIGKDAKVTGDYSANLIELIGTRDIAGQSVMDLIFQYSDLDSDRRDRLLHSLRAAIGTRRLSFDVNVDNLPKAFTLQIGDRIQHIKATWTVLTSRRGQVEFILLTLLDVTSELRAAREHETKLREFEIVRQLLMIEPMDAVRFFESSGALLQKSRRLLILLGETPDQAIIKELFMHAHTVKGSARTLNLMDLANALHQAEDTYQEFMQQSGKVDRGRLWNAFHAVLESFEQHEAINFHQLNRSRQGKSQAWTPPQSSLSSLLDRFQQHALHLAQDLGRDPPNFVFEVIEAPLSESLLAVLDQCMIHIVSNALVHGIEASEERQRAGKDPRGTLRISSFLDGRNFVLQVSDDGRGLALKEIFAAGLKAGVLHEQSSEDEILESLFKSGVSTAVEVSLHAGRGIGLDAVRAYILQIGGAVTIRLDKEPGFDDGRRPFTLELRIPFAVRDAG